The following are encoded together in the Gimesia chilikensis genome:
- a CDS encoding phospho-sugar mutase has translation MNQPSPSITSEQALDLAQNAVSEKQLSESAFENLKRWVTEPQYASYQPALLQLIEDKAFEDLDTFFWEVIPFGTGGRRGLMSELGSATINERTIAESAHGLAAYYKKFSGQETGKAAIAHDSRINSSKFARIAASVLAAHGLTVYFFKTSRSTPELSFAVRQLGCDVGAMITASHNPPSDNGFKAYWSTGGQVLPPHDQGIIDEVYQATEIPVVDFDTAVEQGTIQLIDEDVAGEYRKCVAEHSHSSARELKGLFTPLHGVGETSVFQVLQHVGFKGIERFEPQCEQNGNFPNVPDQLPNPERDEVYQPAIEQAAQTGAEIILASDPDADRLGVCVKNDAGGFVHLTGNQVGALLADYVLRKQKENGSLTSEHYVVETIVTTPLIAAITRSAGARIINNLLVGFKYIAETMDAEGPDKFVFGTEESLGYLAGTYCRDKDAAIGALWACELAAELKSEGKTLLNHLDELYVEHGFHLEGQVSKTCKGSQGNEQIRQLMKAFRSTPPQKMGQLTFTLVRDYADLEIRSLPENTTAETFSKPKGNVLMFEARAEGSPLTVQLGVRPSGTEPKIKFYYFAQAEVSEAGQLAETKASALATIEEFKQSLMDWIDQTLQTS, from the coding sequence ATGAACCAGCCGTCCCCTTCCATCACTTCCGAGCAGGCACTCGACTTGGCTCAGAATGCTGTCTCTGAAAAACAGCTTTCCGAATCCGCTTTCGAAAATCTCAAACGCTGGGTTACTGAACCTCAGTACGCCAGCTATCAACCGGCACTGCTCCAGCTGATTGAAGATAAAGCCTTTGAAGATCTCGATACCTTCTTCTGGGAAGTGATCCCGTTTGGAACCGGCGGACGTCGGGGGCTGATGAGTGAGCTGGGTTCGGCGACGATTAACGAGCGGACGATTGCCGAGTCGGCACACGGACTGGCCGCGTATTACAAGAAATTCTCGGGACAGGAAACAGGTAAGGCCGCGATCGCTCATGACTCGCGCATCAATTCCTCGAAATTCGCCCGCATTGCAGCCAGTGTGCTGGCCGCCCATGGTTTGACGGTTTACTTCTTTAAGACATCCCGTTCTACGCCGGAACTCTCTTTTGCGGTTCGTCAGCTGGGCTGTGACGTCGGGGCCATGATTACTGCCTCGCACAATCCCCCCTCGGACAACGGTTTCAAAGCCTACTGGTCCACTGGTGGGCAGGTTCTGCCGCCGCACGACCAGGGAATTATCGACGAAGTCTATCAGGCGACGGAAATTCCTGTCGTCGATTTCGACACCGCGGTTGAACAGGGAACAATCCAACTGATCGACGAGGATGTTGCCGGCGAGTATCGTAAGTGTGTCGCCGAGCACAGCCATTCCAGTGCCCGGGAACTGAAAGGACTTTTCACACCTCTGCACGGTGTGGGAGAAACCTCTGTATTTCAGGTTCTGCAGCACGTTGGCTTCAAAGGCATTGAGCGGTTCGAACCGCAGTGCGAACAGAACGGTAACTTTCCGAATGTACCTGACCAGCTGCCTAACCCGGAACGGGATGAAGTCTATCAGCCGGCCATCGAGCAGGCAGCGCAGACCGGAGCAGAGATCATTCTGGCCAGTGACCCGGATGCGGACCGACTGGGGGTCTGCGTTAAAAATGACGCTGGCGGATTTGTGCATCTGACCGGTAATCAGGTTGGGGCACTGCTCGCCGATTATGTGTTACGCAAACAAAAAGAGAATGGCAGCCTGACCTCCGAGCATTATGTTGTAGAGACAATTGTCACCACGCCGCTGATTGCTGCGATCACACGGAGCGCCGGTGCACGGATCATTAACAATCTGCTGGTCGGCTTCAAATACATTGCCGAGACAATGGATGCGGAAGGGCCGGACAAATTCGTCTTCGGTACGGAAGAATCGCTGGGTTACCTGGCGGGAACGTACTGCCGCGATAAAGACGCCGCCATTGGTGCACTCTGGGCCTGTGAACTGGCGGCAGAATTGAAGAGTGAGGGCAAAACCCTGCTCAATCACCTGGATGAACTCTATGTTGAGCATGGATTCCACTTGGAAGGCCAGGTGTCCAAGACCTGCAAGGGGTCGCAAGGCAACGAGCAGATCAGGCAGCTGATGAAGGCGTTTCGCAGCACGCCCCCACAGAAAATGGGGCAGCTGACGTTCACCCTGGTCCGGGATTACGCGGATCTCGAAATTCGTTCATTACCCGAAAATACCACTGCTGAGACCTTTTCTAAACCCAAAGGAAATGTTCTGATGTTTGAAGCGCGGGCCGAAGGCTCGCCACTGACAGTGCAGCTGGGTGTGCGTCCGTCAGGTACAGAGCCGAAGATCAAGTTCTACTATTTTGCCCAGGCGGAGGTCTCTGAAGCCGGTCAGCTGGCAGAAACCAAAGCGTCCGCACTGGCGACGATTGAAGAATTCAAGCAGTCACTCATGGACTGGATTGATCAGACATTACAAACCAGCTGA
- a CDS encoding Hsp70 family protein: MKFVEGQTVGIDLGTTYSAIAQLDKDGNPISLKNTDGRSITPSVVLLGEEGRVVVGPSFERTAIEDDPSRIIEAVKRHMGDDHFYVVYQEKKLTAEFLSALILKKMKQDAEKDIGAITNAVITVPYYFNDVRRKATQDAGRIAGLNVIDIINEPTAATLAYAWKRNELGNPDAMPDGERTILVYDLGGGTFDVTIVRYSPTQFRVLATDGDVMLGGLDWSQRIVDHVAEQFKKKFGSDPREDPVTMRTCVQECEDAKRELSQKAQAPVSIYHKGNTLTVALTRGDFERMTADLLQRTRDTTELVMQQAGVEKGELDDVVLVGGSTLMPVVEEMLKTVCGREPSRSMNPEEAVAQGAAIHAAILEARATGGESRMAQAVNKRLRNVSTADVNSHSLGVKITDPNDRTRKINHIMIKRNTEIPASVSQKFVTTSDNQQRIHVIILEGEASDPDACTTIGDFRILNLPPNLPKGSPVEVTYRYDANGRIHASARELTGNNESATEIVRDSGLDSEGIDRFEVLAKDYVVE; encoded by the coding sequence ATGAAGTTTGTTGAAGGCCAGACTGTTGGCATCGACCTCGGAACCACATATTCCGCCATCGCCCAACTCGACAAAGACGGGAATCCCATTTCCCTGAAAAACACGGATGGCCGCTCGATTACACCTTCGGTAGTTCTGCTGGGAGAAGAGGGACGCGTCGTCGTCGGCCCCTCGTTCGAACGGACGGCGATCGAAGACGATCCCTCCCGCATCATCGAAGCAGTCAAACGCCATATGGGCGACGATCACTTTTACGTCGTCTATCAGGAAAAGAAGCTGACCGCGGAATTCCTGTCAGCGTTGATCCTGAAGAAAATGAAACAGGATGCGGAAAAAGACATCGGTGCGATCACCAACGCTGTCATCACCGTGCCCTATTACTTCAATGACGTTCGTCGTAAAGCCACTCAGGACGCCGGCCGGATTGCCGGGCTGAACGTGATTGACATCATCAACGAACCAACAGCAGCCACCCTGGCCTATGCCTGGAAACGGAACGAGCTGGGTAATCCCGATGCCATGCCTGACGGCGAACGCACCATTCTGGTTTACGACCTCGGGGGTGGTACATTCGACGTCACAATCGTCCGCTATTCACCTACACAGTTCCGCGTACTGGCAACCGACGGGGACGTGATGCTTGGTGGTCTGGACTGGAGTCAGCGAATCGTGGACCACGTCGCGGAACAGTTCAAGAAAAAGTTCGGCAGCGACCCGCGCGAAGATCCCGTCACCATGCGGACCTGCGTGCAGGAGTGTGAAGACGCCAAGCGGGAACTGAGTCAGAAAGCCCAGGCCCCGGTATCCATTTATCACAAAGGGAACACACTGACAGTCGCGTTGACCCGAGGCGATTTCGAACGCATGACCGCCGACCTCCTGCAGCGTACCCGTGACACCACCGAGCTGGTGATGCAGCAGGCAGGCGTCGAAAAAGGAGAACTGGACGACGTCGTACTGGTGGGTGGTTCAACCCTGATGCCCGTGGTCGAAGAGATGCTCAAGACCGTCTGTGGTCGCGAGCCATCCCGCAGCATGAACCCGGAAGAAGCCGTTGCCCAGGGAGCCGCGATCCATGCGGCCATTCTGGAAGCCCGCGCTACCGGCGGTGAAAGCCGCATGGCCCAGGCAGTTAACAAGCGTCTGCGAAACGTCAGCACGGCAGACGTGAACTCGCACTCGCTGGGTGTAAAGATCACCGATCCCAACGACCGGACTCGGAAGATCAATCACATCATGATCAAACGCAATACCGAGATCCCTGCCAGTGTCAGCCAGAAGTTCGTGACAACTTCCGACAACCAGCAGCGGATTCACGTGATTATTCTGGAAGGGGAAGCCAGTGATCCGGATGCCTGCACCACCATCGGTGACTTCCGCATCCTGAACCTGCCTCCTAACCTTCCGAAAGGTTCTCCGGTAGAAGTCACCTACCGGTATGATGCCAACGGCCGAATTCATGCATCTGCCCGGGAACTGACCGGGAACAACGAATCGGCAACGGAAATTGTCCGCGATTCCGGTCTGGATTCCGAAGGCATTGACCGTTTCGAAGTTCTGGCCAAAGACTACGTGGTCGAATAA
- a CDS encoding GspE/PulE/PilB domain-containing protein — MAIDVYKEWLGIPEGERPPHHYDLLRLVKFEDDEEKIRAHYKKLNNHVRKYASGKYSNESQELLNELAKAMLCLTDPERKREYDESLGREFDEDELTGPQSVEQVLVEQGHITKEQAAELKDFADQRGLTMRDAAVQMRLVNGATATQAMARSQGMPYIDLEETQPDNEILLELPQHVAKRNTILPLFIDDDMLLVACADQPTHELEDDLRMRYQVPSRWVLAMPRSINEGIKKYYAAAEESEAEEEVAVEETTSKKSAKAAKPAKKPEKKKPAKGASQLAPEQLKERKQLSIIFSGWAFIAAILIDQFVLKPYVFSQTWPWPWVLSTLSVPAIAFYWMSGMWKK; from the coding sequence GTGGCAATTGACGTCTACAAGGAATGGCTGGGAATCCCGGAAGGAGAACGTCCTCCACACCACTACGATTTACTGCGTCTGGTCAAATTCGAAGATGATGAAGAGAAGATTCGAGCTCACTACAAAAAGCTGAATAATCACGTTCGAAAATACGCCTCCGGAAAATACTCCAACGAATCGCAGGAACTGCTCAACGAGCTGGCTAAGGCCATGCTCTGCCTGACTGACCCGGAACGCAAACGCGAGTACGACGAAAGCCTGGGCCGCGAGTTTGATGAAGATGAACTCACCGGTCCACAGTCCGTCGAACAGGTTCTTGTCGAGCAGGGACACATCACGAAAGAGCAGGCAGCTGAGCTCAAAGATTTTGCAGATCAGCGCGGCTTGACCATGCGGGATGCCGCCGTCCAGATGCGACTGGTCAACGGTGCCACCGCCACACAGGCCATGGCCCGCTCGCAGGGCATGCCTTATATCGACCTGGAGGAAACCCAGCCAGACAACGAGATTCTTCTCGAACTCCCCCAGCACGTCGCTAAACGAAACACGATTCTGCCGCTGTTCATCGACGATGACATGCTGCTGGTTGCCTGTGCGGATCAACCCACCCACGAACTCGAAGATGACCTGCGGATGCGATACCAGGTCCCCTCTCGCTGGGTACTCGCGATGCCCCGCTCGATCAACGAGGGGATCAAAAAGTATTACGCAGCCGCTGAAGAGAGCGAAGCGGAAGAAGAAGTCGCAGTCGAAGAGACCACTTCCAAAAAGTCAGCCAAAGCTGCCAAGCCGGCCAAAAAGCCCGAGAAAAAGAAACCCGCGAAGGGTGCAAGTCAACTCGCACCCGAGCAACTGAAAGAGAGGAAACAGCTCTCCATCATTTTCAGTGGGTGGGCTTTCATCGCCGCCATTCTGATCGACCAGTTTGTTCTGAAACCCTATGTCTTTTCACAGACCTGGCCCTGGCCCTGGGTGCTCTCCACCCTTTCCGTGCCAGCGATCGCGTTCTACTGGATGTCGGGAATGTGGAAGAAATAA
- a CDS encoding CNNM domain-containing protein codes for MIALIDTIAIWFPGALALLALICASGFFSGSETAIFYLSRAELRQFSKGKSSEQIVAALAADADRLLTAVLFWNLLINLSYFAVSGVIAKELADEGQTAAAGFFTVGSLLAIILFGEVLPKSLSIVFRKKIAILVSWPLAFSIRVLDPVIPLLQKISRLMRRTFWPHIQKESYLHSEDLERAVDASGASEEVIRHERQILHNILDLSEILVEEAMRPRGTYLTFNMPLQLEDLTRITPNTDYIILRKQGVDSEEIDRIISLAELSSFSTSSLNKKSKRVIHVPWCSNLADVYTRFQAEECNFASVVDEYGETIGIVAFDDIIDTILSPEPSRARRILRRDPVREVEPGVYHVEGITTLRYLCRKLQQEYEIADDGLLTVAGMFHEKLERIPEVGDVCDWQGYQLEVIEVRKLGHLVAELKPQPPGESAEEED; via the coding sequence ATGATCGCATTAATTGATACGATTGCAATCTGGTTTCCCGGAGCCCTGGCTCTGCTGGCTCTGATCTGTGCCTCCGGATTCTTTTCCGGTAGTGAGACTGCCATCTTCTATCTCTCTCGTGCTGAGCTCCGCCAGTTCAGCAAGGGAAAGTCCAGCGAACAGATTGTTGCTGCTCTGGCCGCCGATGCGGATCGCCTGTTGACGGCGGTTCTGTTCTGGAACCTGCTGATCAACCTGTCCTACTTCGCGGTCTCCGGTGTGATAGCCAAGGAATTAGCAGACGAGGGACAGACTGCTGCGGCCGGATTTTTCACGGTGGGCAGTCTGCTGGCGATCATCCTGTTTGGGGAAGTGCTTCCCAAAAGTCTTTCGATTGTATTCCGCAAGAAAATTGCAATCCTGGTCAGCTGGCCGCTGGCATTTTCGATCCGCGTGCTGGACCCGGTAATCCCGCTGTTACAGAAAATCAGTCGTCTGATGCGGCGGACTTTCTGGCCGCATATCCAGAAAGAGTCGTACCTGCATTCCGAAGACCTGGAACGTGCCGTCGATGCTTCAGGGGCGAGTGAAGAAGTGATTCGCCACGAGCGGCAGATCCTGCATAACATTCTGGACCTTTCGGAAATCCTCGTTGAAGAGGCGATGCGTCCCCGGGGGACTTATCTCACGTTCAACATGCCTCTGCAGCTGGAAGACCTGACCCGGATTACCCCCAATACCGATTATATTATCCTCCGCAAACAGGGAGTGGATTCGGAAGAGATCGATCGCATTATTTCCTTAGCCGAGCTGTCTTCGTTTTCTACTTCCTCGCTGAATAAGAAATCGAAGCGGGTCATTCATGTGCCCTGGTGTTCGAACCTGGCAGACGTTTACACCCGGTTTCAGGCAGAAGAGTGTAACTTCGCTTCGGTCGTCGACGAATACGGGGAAACGATTGGCATCGTCGCCTTTGATGATATCATCGATACGATTTTGTCTCCGGAGCCGAGTCGGGCCAGGCGCATTTTACGCCGCGATCCGGTGCGTGAAGTTGAACCGGGCGTGTACCACGTCGAGGGAATCACAACCCTGCGTTACCTCTGTCGCAAGCTGCAGCAGGAATATGAAATTGCCGATGACGGTCTGCTGACCGTTGCCGGCATGTTCCACGAAAAACTGGAACGCATTCCTGAAGTAGGCGATGTCTGCGACTGGCAGGGTTATCAACTGGAAGTGATCGAAGTCCGCAAATTGGGTCACCTGGTGGCGGAACTCAAGCCTCAGCCACCCGGTGAATCTGCAGAGGAAGAGGACTGA
- a CDS encoding ABC transporter permease subunit has translation MFNNPIFIREALTSPRQIRHYLIRSGYVAAVFILIFTAGQTILGTQQIQTTTIGEFARLGNLIFQMISFLQLLLVMFFTLLFSAGSIAQEKDRGTLILLLMTELKDRELVSGKTQSSLLIVYVLLAASVPVCIFLHLLGGVELAQILWMELICLITVYATGSWAALVAFWREKTFQTLAISVLGMVVFLGVVELLVGLVGPASAIRPWIAGLDPFRALYEILNPLSLNTGLSPISVSAWPSLISLAVLGIALRVFTVFRLRVWNPSRSVYKATPKAEKEGEAQAVQQPVIVKEKSRAIWSNPVIWREIMTKAYGRKVFVIKLAYFLLAGFLLWSATSSEAAAEGMLYLGVIPPQGLAFAGIAWLSLVLANTQAVTSITSEKDSKTLELLLVTDISAKEFVLGKLGGIFYNSKELILVPVLILCYLVAQGAFSVEGFLCALIGFLALMIFSIVLGLHMGLTYDNSRSAIGGSLGTMFFLFIGIGIFMILLVQARSSFALQLQSFLVFIVVGSAALHSALTHRNPSRALAISAWLLPFLTFYAITSFLLGGTLGVLVTILFAYGLPVLSMYIPAVSEFDVALGKTTYDKG, from the coding sequence TTGTTCAACAATCCTATTTTCATTCGGGAAGCACTGACGTCACCCCGACAGATCCGGCATTACCTGATTCGTTCCGGCTATGTGGCTGCAGTGTTCATTCTGATTTTCACCGCCGGCCAGACGATCCTGGGAACGCAGCAGATTCAGACCACCACCATTGGTGAATTTGCCCGGCTGGGAAATCTCATCTTTCAGATGATCTCGTTTCTGCAGTTGCTGCTGGTGATGTTTTTTACACTCCTGTTTTCTGCGGGAAGCATTGCGCAGGAAAAAGACCGCGGCACCCTGATTCTGCTGCTGATGACCGAACTCAAGGACCGGGAGCTGGTCAGTGGGAAAACCCAGTCCAGTCTGCTGATTGTGTACGTCTTGCTGGCGGCGTCAGTCCCCGTGTGTATATTCCTGCATCTGCTGGGAGGCGTTGAACTGGCCCAGATTCTCTGGATGGAACTGATCTGCCTGATCACCGTGTATGCCACGGGAAGCTGGGCCGCCCTGGTGGCGTTCTGGCGGGAGAAAACGTTCCAGACGCTGGCTATCAGTGTATTGGGGATGGTGGTCTTTCTGGGAGTTGTGGAACTACTGGTCGGTCTGGTCGGACCTGCATCAGCAATTCGCCCCTGGATCGCCGGCCTGGATCCTTTCCGGGCCTTGTATGAAATTCTGAATCCGCTCTCGCTGAATACCGGTCTTTCTCCGATCTCCGTGAGTGCCTGGCCTTCACTGATCAGCCTGGCTGTACTGGGAATCGCCTTGCGGGTGTTTACCGTTTTCCGGCTGCGTGTCTGGAATCCGTCCCGGTCGGTTTACAAAGCGACCCCCAAAGCAGAAAAAGAAGGGGAAGCCCAGGCTGTACAGCAGCCAGTTATCGTTAAGGAAAAGTCACGAGCCATCTGGTCAAACCCGGTCATCTGGCGTGAGATCATGACGAAGGCCTACGGTCGCAAAGTGTTTGTGATCAAGCTGGCTTACTTTCTGCTGGCCGGTTTCCTGCTCTGGTCGGCGACCAGTTCCGAAGCGGCCGCGGAAGGAATGCTGTACCTCGGAGTGATTCCGCCCCAGGGGCTCGCGTTTGCCGGGATTGCCTGGTTGAGCCTCGTCCTGGCGAATACGCAGGCGGTGACGTCGATCACCTCGGAAAAGGACAGTAAAACACTTGAACTGCTGCTGGTGACCGATATTTCCGCGAAGGAATTCGTGCTCGGCAAGCTGGGCGGTATTTTCTATAACAGCAAAGAACTGATCCTGGTGCCTGTACTGATTCTGTGCTACCTCGTGGCACAGGGGGCATTTTCGGTCGAAGGTTTTCTGTGTGCCCTGATCGGCTTCCTGGCGTTGATGATCTTCTCGATCGTGCTCGGCCTGCACATGGGATTGACCTATGACAACAGCCGTTCGGCTATCGGCGGTAGTCTGGGAACGATGTTCTTCCTGTTTATCGGGATCGGGATTTTCATGATCCTGCTGGTGCAGGCCCGCTCCTCGTTTGCCCTGCAGCTGCAGAGCTTTCTGGTGTTTATCGTCGTGGGAAGTGCCGCCCTGCATTCGGCTCTGACACATCGGAACCCGTCGCGGGCTCTGGCGATTTCCGCCTGGCTGCTTCCGTTCCTGACCTTTTATGCTATTACTTCGTTTTTACTGGGAGGCACACTGGGTGTGCTGGTGACGATTCTGTTTGCCTACGGTCTGCCCGTGCTTTCCATGTATATTCCCGCAGTATCTGAGTTCGATGTTGCCCTGGGAAAAACTACTTACGATAAAGGATAG
- a CDS encoding polyprenyl synthetase family protein: MGEHLTTHDLLARVEELIGGELAQAEQVFLSEVSSKHPYVHDVLQHITRFQGKRLRPILLLLSAAATGGIKESHYVLASVVEMIHLATLVHDDVLDDALIRRHVATVNSRWNNETSVLVGDFLFTHAFHLSASLGDARACRLIGRATNLVCEGELAQIYERGNVALSEEQYLQIINGKTAELCAISTELGALYAGADETVVTALEDYGRALGVAFQITDDLLDLLGDEEQMGKSLGSDLQKEKLTLPLIRLLDQSSPADQATIQEILSQPDPQTKARLAQFIKNSDAIEYAANRARDFARQARESLKVCAASPTRQILEELTEFAIQRSI; the protein is encoded by the coding sequence ATGGGGGAGCATCTTACGACACATGACCTGCTGGCACGTGTCGAAGAGTTAATTGGCGGTGAACTGGCACAGGCAGAGCAAGTCTTTTTGAGCGAAGTCAGCTCGAAGCATCCTTACGTGCACGACGTTTTGCAGCATATCACCCGCTTTCAGGGAAAACGGCTCCGTCCGATCCTGCTGCTGCTCTCCGCTGCCGCGACGGGTGGCATTAAAGAGAGCCACTATGTGCTGGCCTCAGTGGTCGAGATGATTCATCTGGCGACGCTGGTGCATGACGATGTTCTGGACGACGCCCTGATCCGCAGACATGTCGCGACCGTCAATTCCCGCTGGAATAACGAAACCAGCGTACTGGTCGGCGATTTCCTTTTCACCCATGCGTTCCATCTGAGTGCCAGCCTGGGCGATGCCCGCGCCTGTCGACTGATTGGGCGGGCGACCAATCTGGTCTGCGAAGGCGAACTGGCCCAGATCTACGAACGGGGTAACGTGGCCTTGTCGGAAGAACAATATCTGCAGATCATCAACGGGAAAACTGCGGAACTCTGTGCCATCAGTACCGAGCTCGGAGCCCTGTATGCGGGAGCCGACGAGACCGTGGTGACTGCCCTGGAAGATTATGGTCGCGCCCTGGGAGTCGCCTTCCAGATTACCGATGACCTGCTCGACCTGCTCGGTGACGAAGAGCAGATGGGCAAATCATTGGGTTCAGACCTGCAGAAAGAAAAGCTGACACTCCCCCTGATCCGCCTGCTGGACCAGAGCAGTCCTGCCGATCAGGCGACGATTCAGGAAATCCTCTCACAACCCGACCCGCAGACCAAAGCGCGGCTGGCACAGTTCATCAAGAACAGCGACGCCATCGAATATGCTGCCAACCGGGCACGGGATTTTGCCCGCCAGGCGCGGGAATCGCTCAAGGTATGTGCCGCTTCACCCACACGACAGATTCTTGAGGAACTGACCGAATTTGCCATCCAGAGATCGATCTAA
- the moaC gene encoding cyclic pyranopterin monophosphate synthase MoaC, producing MSELTHFDDEGASRMVDVGGKDVTARIAVAESFVTMEPATQRLILDRQVSKGDVLEIARIAGIMATKKTADLIPLCHPLSISSVRLDYEVQNETTIRIIATVKIDGKTGVEMEALTAVSVAALTIYDMCKAVDRGMSLGPTRLVEKSGGKSGHFIREDA from the coding sequence ATGTCTGAACTGACCCATTTTGATGACGAGGGCGCCAGCCGCATGGTTGATGTGGGGGGCAAGGATGTGACCGCGCGGATCGCGGTGGCAGAGTCCTTCGTCACAATGGAGCCAGCCACACAAAGGCTGATTCTGGATCGCCAGGTCTCTAAGGGAGACGTGCTTGAGATTGCCCGCATCGCCGGGATCATGGCGACGAAAAAGACGGCAGACCTGATTCCCCTGTGTCATCCGTTGAGTATCAGCAGCGTGCGTCTGGATTATGAAGTTCAGAACGAGACTACTATCCGGATCATCGCCACCGTCAAGATTGATGGGAAAACAGGTGTGGAAATGGAAGCCCTGACAGCCGTGAGCGTTGCAGCACTCACCATTTACGACATGTGTAAAGCCGTTGACCGGGGAATGAGTCTGGGACCGACTCGCCTGGTGGAAAAGTCGGGTGGCAAAAGCGGACATTTTATCCGCGAAGATGCCTGA